The following proteins are encoded in a genomic region of Rissa tridactyla isolate bRisTri1 chromosome 5, bRisTri1.patW.cur.20221130, whole genome shotgun sequence:
- the LOC128909857 gene encoding histone PARylation factor 1 — protein sequence MTGGGKRRPRGAAGPAGEQCEKNGDVKKRRSNQADIPDNLREEAETCYRLRLPEDFFQFWKFCEELDPEKPSDALVSSVGLKLVGPYDILAGKHKKAKSTDLDFNLHWRFFYDPPEFQTILVGDSKTQYHMGYFRDVPDELPVWVGANEAKKGCVISQVGDNVFAAVKLFFSKKLKEVTDKKKNAILKDIDEKLTRTAKELGYSLEQKTTKMKQRDKKVVTKAFHGAGLVVPVDKNDVGYRELPETNANLKKICKAIVDAPTDDERLKAFAPLQEMLTFVQFANDECDYGMGYELGMDLFCYGSHYFHKTVGQLLPLAYTLLRRGLFADIIQSHLANRRQDPMDQLAP from the exons atGACAGGTGGCGGGAAGCGGAGGccgcgcggggcggcgggcccggccggcgAGCAG tgtGAAAAAAATGGAGATGTCAAGAAGAGAAGGTCAAATCAGGCAGATATCCCTGATAATCTTCGTGAAGAAGCAGAAACATGCTATCGGCTTAGACTGCCTGAAGACTTCTTTCAGTTTTGGAAGTTTTGTGAGGAACTAGATCCTGAGAAACCAAGTG ATGCACTTGTGTCAAGTGTTGGACTTAAGCTGGTTGGACCATATGATATTCTtgctggaaaacacaaaaaagcaaaatcaacagATCTGGACTTCAATCTTCATTGGAGATTCTTCTATGATCCCCCAGAATTCCAGACTATACTTGTCGGGGATAGCAAAACACAGTATCACATGGGATATTTCAG GGATGTGCCAGACGAACTTCCAGTGTGGGTTGGTGCAAATGAAGCCAAGAAGGGCTGCGTGATTTCACAAGTTGGTGATAATGTCTTTGCTGCAGTCAA attatttttctcaaaaaaacttAAGGAAGTGAccgataaaaagaaaaatgcaattttgaaagACATAGATGAAAAACTAACAAGAACAGCAAAAGAACTGGGTTATTCTCTTGAACAAAAAACCACGAAGATGAAACAGAGAGATAAGAAA GTGGTGACCAAAGCATTTCATGGAGCAGGCCTAGTTGTTCCTGTGGACAAAAATGATGTTGGATACAGAGAACTTCCTGAAACAAATG CTAATCTTAAAAAAATTTGCAAGGCCATTGTTGATGCTCCTACTGATGATGAGAGACTGAAGGCCTTTGCACCCCTTCAAGAAATGCTGACCTTTGTTCAGTTTGCTAATGATGAATGTGACTATGGAATGGGATATGAACTGGGTATGGACCTGTTTTGCTATGGATCACAT TACTTCCACAAGACCGTGGGCCAGCTGCTGCCCCTGGCCTACACCCTGCTGCGGAGGGGCCTCTTTGCCGACATCATCCAGTCCCACCTGGCCAACCGCCGCCAGGACCCCATGGACCAGCTGGCGCCATGA